From a single Egicoccus sp. AB-alg2 genomic region:
- a CDS encoding ABC transporter substrate-binding protein produces MRRQRKLLASILGAALMLTACGGGDASEPAAVGDGDGATDAVDDPEGDEGDAEGASDVSGTIDLLTPLFEGSSGAEALEGEILPAFYEQYPDVTVNVEYTTYGNLNERLTTAVASGLVPDVLMMGVGWIEPFASQGILADLGEHGITVDELAEDINEAVLRAAQYDGKLYGIPLMLDARIGIYRKSMFEEAGLDPEQPPTSWEELREYAIELTERDENGNLERAGLDLFAHDLRQIWMPFLFSNGGELFDDSGQEVLFNSPEGVEALEFMNQLVNEDGVTEVGFETGTDLRLIQVDQAAMMIGHNDLWRIAEESSPEILDDLGAFVINEERPAFFHGGTIVNVAANTDNPEAAVALARHLAAPEASLIANEQRGNVPVHKDLLDSEYVQNNQLVQFVMENLEHAYPEGGTEAWMEARGNFATSLEEALLGVKSPKQALDDLAALTEAAIQR; encoded by the coding sequence ATGAGACGGCAACGCAAGCTCCTGGCATCCATCCTGGGTGCTGCACTGATGTTGACAGCCTGTGGCGGCGGGGACGCGAGTGAGCCCGCCGCCGTCGGCGACGGCGACGGCGCCACCGACGCCGTCGACGACCCCGAGGGCGACGAGGGCGACGCCGAGGGCGCGTCCGACGTGTCGGGCACCATCGACCTGCTGACCCCGCTGTTCGAGGGCTCCAGCGGTGCCGAGGCGCTCGAGGGCGAGATCCTGCCCGCCTTCTACGAGCAGTACCCGGACGTGACCGTCAACGTCGAGTACACGACCTACGGCAACCTCAACGAGCGCCTGACCACGGCGGTCGCATCCGGTCTCGTCCCCGACGTGCTGATGATGGGCGTCGGCTGGATCGAGCCGTTCGCGTCGCAGGGGATCCTCGCGGACCTCGGCGAGCACGGCATCACGGTCGACGAACTGGCCGAGGACATCAACGAGGCCGTCCTGCGTGCCGCCCAGTACGACGGCAAGCTCTACGGCATCCCGCTCATGCTCGACGCCCGTATCGGCATCTATCGCAAGAGCATGTTCGAGGAGGCCGGGCTCGACCCGGAGCAGCCGCCGACCAGCTGGGAGGAGCTGCGCGAGTACGCGATCGAGCTGACCGAACGCGACGAGAACGGCAACCTCGAGCGGGCCGGCCTGGACCTGTTCGCGCACGACCTGCGCCAGATCTGGATGCCGTTCCTGTTCTCCAACGGTGGCGAGCTGTTCGACGACTCCGGCCAGGAGGTCCTGTTCAACTCGCCCGAGGGCGTCGAGGCGCTCGAGTTCATGAACCAGCTGGTCAACGAGGACGGCGTCACGGAGGTCGGCTTCGAGACGGGCACCGACCTGCGCCTCATCCAGGTCGACCAGGCCGCGATGATGATCGGCCACAACGACCTGTGGCGCATCGCCGAGGAGTCCAGCCCGGAGATCCTCGACGACCTCGGCGCGTTCGTCATCAACGAGGAGCGGCCGGCGTTCTTCCACGGCGGCACGATCGTGAACGTCGCGGCGAACACCGACAACCCGGAGGCGGCGGTCGCCCTGGCGCGCCACCTGGCGGCGCCCGAGGCGTCGCTCATCGCCAACGAGCAGCGCGGCAACGTGCCCGTGCACAAGGACCTGCTCGACAGCGAGTACGTGCAGAACAACCAGCTGGTCCAGTTCGTGATGGAGAACCTGGAGCACGCCTACCCCGAGGGTGGCACCGAGGCCTGGATGGAGGCCCGGGGCAACTTCGCCACCTCGCTCGAGGAGGCCCTGCTGGGTGTCAAGAGCCCCAAGCAGGCGTTGGATGACCTGGCCGCGTTGACCGAGGCCGCGATCCAACGCTGA
- a CDS encoding SDR family NAD(P)-dependent oxidoreductase has protein sequence MQIDLTGRRALVTGAAHGIGRAVAIALAKAGADVVVHYANSADAAKQTVADIEETGRRAAAMQADATREDEVERLVTDALEFLGGDLDILVNNAGHLVERRPIADMDTALWHRVVDVNVLSAFLVSRAAIPSLKRAGGRIVNMGSLAGHNGGGPGSVAYATAKAAVHGFTRGLAKELAGDGITVNALAPGFIGQTAFHDTFTPDDARRNIVAGVPLQREGTPDDVAGAVLYLVSPLADYVTGQVLEVNGGLLMK, from the coding sequence ATGCAGATCGACCTGACCGGCCGTCGGGCGCTGGTGACCGGCGCCGCCCACGGGATCGGCCGTGCCGTCGCCATCGCACTCGCAAAGGCCGGCGCCGACGTCGTCGTGCACTACGCCAACAGCGCCGACGCTGCCAAGCAGACCGTCGCCGACATCGAGGAGACCGGTCGCCGGGCCGCCGCCATGCAGGCCGATGCGACCCGCGAGGACGAGGTCGAGCGGCTGGTGACGGACGCGCTCGAGTTCCTCGGCGGTGACCTCGACATCCTCGTGAACAACGCGGGCCATCTCGTCGAGCGGCGCCCGATCGCCGACATGGACACCGCACTGTGGCACCGGGTCGTCGACGTGAACGTCCTGAGCGCCTTCCTCGTCAGCCGCGCCGCGATCCCGTCGCTGAAGCGCGCCGGCGGCCGCATCGTGAACATGGGCTCGCTGGCCGGCCACAACGGTGGCGGCCCCGGCTCGGTCGCCTACGCGACCGCCAAGGCGGCCGTGCACGGCTTCACCCGCGGCCTGGCCAAGGAACTGGCCGGTGACGGGATCACCGTGAACGCCCTGGCGCCCGGCTTCATCGGCCAGACCGCCTTCCACGACACCTTCACGCCCGACGACGCCCGTCGCAACATCGTCGCCGGCGTGCCGCTGCAGCGCGAGGGCACGCCCGACGACGTGGCCGGTGCCGTCCTCTACCTGGTGTCGCCGCTGGCCGACTACGTCACCGGCCAGGTGCTGGAGGTCAACGGCGGCCTCCTGATGAAGTGA
- a CDS encoding bifunctional 4-hydroxy-2-oxoglutarate aldolase/2-dehydro-3-deoxy-phosphogluconate aldolase, protein MSALLRGIDDAVAAIGATGIVAVVRTDTAEQAVELTRAAVFGGIRAVEITFTIPDAAEALRTLAAELPDEVVLGAGTVLTIDDLETAAAAGARFAMSPLVDPTIVDAGARAGLAVVPGAMTPTEVGAALRAGAPAVKIFPAASVGTAHLSALRQVFPEARLVPTGGVEPDAVRQWRNAGAFALGIGGAIDKAMRHGGVAAVHQLSGHVTRNWVAGNTSPLGGGR, encoded by the coding sequence ATGAGCGCGCTGTTGCGCGGCATCGACGACGCGGTCGCGGCGATCGGCGCGACCGGCATCGTCGCGGTCGTCCGCACCGACACGGCCGAGCAGGCCGTGGAGCTGACGCGCGCGGCGGTCTTCGGCGGCATCCGGGCGGTGGAGATCACGTTCACCATCCCGGACGCGGCCGAGGCCCTGCGGACGCTGGCGGCCGAGCTGCCCGACGAGGTCGTCCTGGGCGCCGGCACGGTGCTCACCATCGACGACCTGGAGACCGCAGCCGCCGCTGGCGCCCGCTTCGCGATGTCGCCACTCGTCGACCCGACGATCGTGGACGCCGGCGCGCGCGCCGGGCTGGCGGTCGTCCCGGGCGCCATGACGCCCACCGAGGTCGGGGCGGCCCTGCGTGCGGGGGCCCCGGCCGTGAAGATCTTTCCGGCCGCATCGGTCGGGACGGCGCACCTGTCCGCGCTGCGGCAGGTCTTCCCGGAGGCACGCCTCGTGCCCACCGGGGGCGTCGAGCCGGACGCCGTCCGGCAGTGGAGGAACGCGGGGGCCTTCGCGCTCGGCATCGGGGGAGCAATCGACAAGGCAATGCGTCACGGCGGTGTCGCCGCGGTGCACCAACTCTCCGGCCACGTGACCCGGAACTGGGTCGCGGGCAACACTTCACCGTTGGGAGGCGGCAGATGA
- a CDS encoding IclR family transcriptional regulator codes for MTDMETREQFRTVKSSERTLEILEHLAAVGERRTLGELARDLAIPKSSLHAILRTMQDMGWIQTDPSGLRFGLGVRALLVGASYVDSDDVVALTRDALDQLADEVGETVHLGRLDGADIVYLAKRESRHPLRLFSAIGRRLPAHATALGKAVLSMQDPDAVRVMLPDELRRLTPNTIVDHGRLRDELALTRERGYALDNEENTEGIRCIAVPLRREGLVRDAISCSVPMIRLTPQVETEIVEAMQRARVRAESALGFRTR; via the coding sequence ATGACCGACATGGAGACGCGGGAGCAGTTCCGGACCGTCAAGTCCTCGGAACGCACGCTCGAGATCCTCGAGCACCTTGCGGCCGTCGGTGAGCGCCGCACGCTGGGCGAGCTCGCGCGCGACCTGGCGATCCCGAAGTCGAGCCTGCACGCGATCCTGCGCACCATGCAGGACATGGGCTGGATCCAGACCGACCCGTCCGGGCTGCGCTTCGGCCTGGGCGTGCGGGCACTGCTGGTCGGCGCGTCCTACGTGGACAGCGACGACGTCGTGGCGCTGACCCGTGACGCCCTCGACCAGCTCGCGGACGAGGTCGGCGAGACGGTGCACCTCGGTCGGCTCGACGGCGCCGACATCGTCTACCTCGCCAAGCGCGAGTCCCGGCACCCCCTGCGGCTGTTCTCCGCGATCGGCCGGCGCCTGCCCGCGCACGCGACCGCCCTGGGCAAGGCGGTGCTGTCGATGCAGGACCCGGACGCGGTGCGCGTGATGCTGCCCGACGAGCTGCGGCGCCTGACGCCCAACACGATCGTCGACCACGGCCGCCTGCGCGACGAGCTCGCACTCACCCGTGAACGCGGCTACGCGCTCGACAACGAGGAGAACACCGAGGGCATCCGGTGCATCGCCGTGCCACTGCGCCGCGAGGGCCTGGTGCGCGACGCCATCAGCTGCTCGGTGCCGATGATCCGGCTCACACCGCAGGTGGAGACGGAGATCGTCGAGGCGATGCAACGTGCCCGGGTCCGGGCCGAGTCCGCGTTGGGGTTCCGCACCCGCTGA
- a CDS encoding sugar kinase, with protein sequence MDLVTLGETLVCLSGQETGRLETVRTFRKSVGGAESNTAIGLARLGLRSAWLSGVSLDGFGEEILKLLRGEGVDVEGVVRGPQPTGLMVKERRAPGDVHVHYYRQGSAASYFDADDLEPARITAARRLHVTGVTLALGAAPRRAVHRAVEIAAAAGMPISFDPNLRLKLWTVDEAVAACAELFPYVTDLLCNEQEAMLLAGSATLDAAVESLLDRGFPTIVVKRGEFGAVGYRDGDVVHQEAWPVQAVDSVGAGDAFNAGYLYGQLTDLSFKRSLEVGNWTASHVVAHIGDYEGFPTADDYRTWVDQDVEVTR encoded by the coding sequence GTGGATCTGGTGACCCTGGGCGAGACGCTGGTCTGCCTGAGCGGGCAGGAAACCGGCCGCCTGGAGACCGTGCGCACCTTCCGCAAGTCGGTGGGTGGCGCGGAGTCCAACACGGCCATCGGGCTGGCTCGGCTCGGCCTCCGCTCGGCCTGGCTCAGCGGTGTCAGCCTCGACGGGTTCGGCGAGGAGATCCTGAAGCTCCTGCGCGGCGAAGGCGTGGACGTCGAAGGCGTCGTCCGCGGTCCCCAGCCGACCGGGCTGATGGTCAAGGAACGCCGCGCCCCCGGTGATGTCCACGTCCACTACTACCGGCAGGGTTCGGCGGCGTCGTACTTCGACGCCGACGACCTCGAGCCGGCCCGCATCACCGCGGCACGCCGCCTGCACGTGACCGGCGTGACGCTCGCCCTGGGTGCGGCGCCGCGTCGCGCGGTCCACCGCGCCGTGGAGATCGCCGCGGCCGCGGGCATGCCGATCAGCTTCGACCCGAACCTGCGGCTCAAGCTGTGGACGGTCGACGAGGCGGTCGCCGCCTGCGCGGAGCTCTTCCCGTACGTGACCGACCTGCTCTGCAACGAGCAGGAGGCGATGCTGCTGGCCGGCTCCGCCACGCTGGACGCCGCCGTCGAGTCGCTGCTGGACCGGGGTTTCCCGACCATCGTCGTCAAGCGCGGCGAGTTCGGCGCCGTCGGCTATCGCGACGGTGACGTCGTCCATCAGGAGGCGTGGCCGGTCCAGGCGGTCGACTCCGTCGGTGCGGGCGACGCGTTCAACGCCGGCTACCTGTACGGGCAACTCACCGACCTGTCGTTCAAGCGGTCGCTCGAGGTGGGCAACTGGACCGCCTCGCACGTCGTCGCCCACATCGGCGACTACGAGGGCTTCCCGACCGCCGACGACTACCGCACCTGGGTCGACCAGGACGTCGAGGTGACGCGATGA
- a CDS encoding carbohydrate ABC transporter permease, producing the protein MSSQTATPPPKDALQRSAPLRPPASRKPRAAAPSSRRPRAGRVVLYVALTAGAIFMVLPFVWMLLTSVKTPQEIASFPPTWIPREWRFGNYVDAMRAAPFGYYFRNSLFIALGQTTGTVVFGAMTGYALARMRFRGREVVFLLFISMMMVPTYVKVLPQFLMMKMMPFFGGNDWLGQGGTGWLDTWYALIVPGAISPFAIFLFRQFYLTLPKDLEEAARIDGMSEFGIFARIMTPLIKPAIATVALLQFQNSWNNFLWPLLVTTRQDLRVIQLGLAVFQQSETTAWAFLMAGTTLATIPMVLLFLVAQRYFVQGLSGVAVKG; encoded by the coding sequence ATGTCTAGCCAGACCGCCACGCCGCCCCCCAAGGACGCGCTGCAGCGCAGCGCCCCGCTGCGCCCCCCAGCGTCCCGGAAGCCCCGGGCGGCGGCCCCCTCCAGCCGCCGCCCGCGGGCGGGCCGGGTGGTGCTCTACGTGGCGCTGACGGCGGGCGCGATCTTCATGGTGCTGCCGTTCGTGTGGATGCTGCTCACCTCGGTGAAGACCCCGCAGGAGATCGCCTCGTTCCCGCCGACCTGGATCCCCCGCGAGTGGCGGTTCGGGAACTACGTCGACGCGATGCGGGCCGCGCCCTTCGGCTACTACTTCCGCAACAGCCTCTTCATCGCGCTCGGGCAGACCACCGGGACGGTGGTGTTCGGCGCGATGACCGGCTACGCCCTGGCACGGATGCGGTTCCGCGGCCGCGAGGTGGTGTTCCTGCTCTTCATCTCGATGATGATGGTCCCCACCTACGTCAAGGTCCTGCCGCAGTTCCTGATGATGAAGATGATGCCGTTCTTCGGCGGCAACGACTGGCTCGGACAGGGCGGCACCGGCTGGCTCGACACCTGGTACGCGCTCATCGTCCCCGGCGCGATCAGTCCGTTCGCGATCTTCCTGTTCCGCCAGTTCTACCTGACGCTGCCGAAGGACCTCGAGGAGGCGGCCCGGATCGACGGGATGAGCGAGTTCGGGATCTTCGCGCGGATCATGACCCCGCTGATCAAGCCGGCCATCGCGACCGTCGCCCTGCTGCAGTTCCAGAACAGCTGGAACAACTTCCTGTGGCCGCTGCTCGTCACCACGCGGCAGGACCTGCGGGTCATCCAGTTGGGCCTCGCCGTCTTCCAGCAGTCGGAGACCACGGCGTGGGCCTTCCTCATGGCCGGCACCACGCTGGCCACGATCCCGATGGTCCTGCTGTTCCTCGTTGCCCAGCGCTACTTCGTGCAGGGCCTGTCCGGCGTCGCCGTCAAGGGCTGA
- a CDS encoding carbohydrate ABC transporter permease — protein MSATAPEVEAGAVARQPGRVGGRRRYPRFERRQRRAGYLLCAPAVVHMVAFTLLPVFAALWLSFTDYRVLTPPTWVGIDNYVAMFSDQAFVKSIWNTTVYTFFTVPFAMFLALLIAVALNEKIRARAWYRAAFFLPHVTATVAVAMVWIWMYNPRIGLFNAALGVLGIGRINWLGDPSWAMPSVILMGIWQGIGVKMLIYLAALQGIPEHLYEAASIDGASKRQQFVHITIPMLKYATFFVFVISLIDSFQVFDSIWVMTQGGPVNSTTVMTYEVYRSAFQSFRMGYASAQAVLLFAIIFVLTVVSKRLTRSDDV, from the coding sequence ATGAGCGCCACCGCCCCCGAGGTGGAAGCGGGCGCCGTCGCCCGGCAGCCCGGACGGGTGGGCGGCCGGCGCCGCTATCCGCGTTTCGAACGTCGCCAGCGCCGCGCCGGCTACCTGCTGTGCGCACCGGCCGTGGTGCACATGGTCGCCTTCACGTTGCTGCCGGTGTTCGCGGCCCTGTGGCTGAGCTTCACCGATTACCGGGTCCTCACGCCGCCGACCTGGGTGGGCATCGACAACTACGTCGCGATGTTCTCCGACCAGGCGTTCGTGAAGTCGATCTGGAACACGACCGTCTACACCTTCTTCACCGTCCCCTTCGCGATGTTCCTGGCGCTGCTGATCGCGGTGGCCCTCAACGAGAAGATCCGGGCGCGGGCCTGGTACCGCGCCGCCTTCTTCCTGCCGCACGTCACCGCCACGGTCGCCGTCGCGATGGTGTGGATCTGGATGTACAACCCACGGATCGGGCTGTTCAACGCCGCGTTGGGCGTGCTCGGGATCGGGCGGATCAACTGGCTGGGCGACCCCAGCTGGGCGATGCCGTCGGTGATCCTGATGGGGATCTGGCAGGGGATCGGCGTCAAGATGCTGATCTACCTGGCGGCGCTGCAGGGCATCCCCGAGCACCTCTACGAGGCGGCCTCGATCGACGGGGCCAGCAAGCGTCAGCAGTTCGTCCACATCACGATCCCGATGCTGAAGTACGCGACGTTCTTCGTCTTCGTGATCTCCCTGATCGACTCGTTCCAGGTGTTCGACTCGATCTGGGTCATGACCCAGGGTGGCCCGGTCAACTCCACGACCGTGATGACCTACGAGGTCTACCGCAGCGCCTTCCAGAGCTTCCGGATGGGTTACGCCAGCGCCCAGGCGGTGCTGCTGTTCGCCATCATCTTCGTGCTCACCGTCGTGAGCAAGCGGCTGACGAGGTCCGACGATGTCTAG